In the Candidatus Zixiibacteriota bacterium genome, CGGACGGCGCGTTGTTGATTACCTCCGGAACCAATTCGCACAACGTGTCGATAGCGGTAGCGGATCGGCAGCTGGTCCGGCTCTCGACGTCGGCTTTGGTGGGAATCGTGCGGCTGGAGCGGGCGGATTACTACGTGACTTGCCGGGCCGGGATGAAGTTGGCGGAGTTGTACGCGGAGTTGGCGCAGCACGGGCTGTTCGTCCCGTTCCTGGAGATATCGGCGACGGGGACGGTGGGCGGAGTGGTAGCCACGGGGCAGATCGCGAACGGCACAGAGTGGTACAATATCTCCCGCTGGGTGCTGGCATTATCGGTCGTCACGGCGGATGGGGCGCTGGTCAAGACCGGCGCGATCACGTACAAGTCAGTGGCCGGGTATGATCTGCCGAAGCTGTTCTGCGGGAGTTTCGGGACGCTGGGCGTGATTGCGGAGGTCTCGCTACGGTTGTATCCGCGCGGAGCGCGGCCATATGGGAAGGATTTGCTGCCGGTAGCACAGAGGATTCCCCGTTTGGCGCCGCTGGAGGGCCTGAAGCCGGCGGGAGACAAGGCGGGAGAAATCGCCCGGCGGATCAAGACAGAATTCGATCCGCGGGGGATCTTTCCGGCAATTTCGGGTTGGAACAGCCGATAACTGATTCCGTATAAGCAATAAGCGTTCGACAACGGGTGAGAATACAACAGAAGTCGTTAATGATTAAGAAAATCATCA is a window encoding:
- a CDS encoding FAD-binding oxidoreductase, producing MSNPDAVFAPHSIDELAEGVRATPDGALLITSGTNSHNVSIAVADRQLVRLSTSALVGIVRLERADYYVTCRAGMKLAELYAELAQHGLFVPFLEISATGTVGGVVATGQIANGTEWYNISRWVLALSVVTADGALVKTGAITYKSVAGYDLPKLFCGSFGTLGVIAEVSLRLYPRGARPYGKDLLPVAQRIPRLAPLEGLKPAGDKAGEIARRIKTEFDPRGIFPAISGWNSR